The following proteins come from a genomic window of Flavobacteriaceae bacterium MAR_2010_188:
- a CDS encoding PRC-barrel domain-containing protein, which produces MDNYNKDKNKNLFYLNELSGYVVDDDDKDVRGWQVKDKNDKVIGKVDNLLVNKSAERVVYLDVEVDPEILNKDFEPYSRNKSSDGPHNFINEDGENHLIIPIGLATLDLENEIVYSNEVDQKTYAETKRYSKGSEITRDYEVIIIETYDRSDENRNFEDDDSFYDNKHFERNY; this is translated from the coding sequence ATGGACAATTACAATAAAGACAAAAACAAAAATCTGTTCTATTTAAATGAACTCTCAGGTTACGTTGTCGATGACGACGATAAAGATGTGCGAGGTTGGCAGGTGAAGGATAAAAATGATAAAGTTATTGGTAAGGTAGATAATCTGTTGGTCAATAAAAGTGCCGAGAGAGTTGTTTATTTAGATGTGGAGGTTGATCCAGAGATTTTAAATAAAGACTTTGAACCTTATAGTCGAAATAAGTCTAGTGACGGACCTCACAATTTTATCAATGAGGATGGAGAAAACCATTTAATTATTCCAATTGGGTTAGCGACTTTGGATTTAGAAAATGAAATCGTTTATTCAAACGAAGTTGATCAGAAAACTTACGCAGAAACTAAACGGTACTCTAAAGGCTCAGAAATTACTAGAGATTATGAGGTTATAATAATAGAAACTTATGACCGCTCGGATGAAAACAGGAATTTTGAAGATGACGATTCTTTTTACGATAACAAACATTTTGAAAGAAACTATTAA
- a CDS encoding uroporphyrinogen-III synthase, with protein sequence MKVKTILVSQPEPKIENSPYFDLQEKQKVKIDFRPFIHVEGVESKEIRQQKVDLANYSAIILTSRNSVDHFFRVADEMRFKVPDSMKYFCQSEAVAYYLQKYVVYRKRKIYVGKRSFADLIPLIKKYKDENFLLPTTDKLKDEVPQILEELGVKYKKAIFYRTVISDLSDLADVYYDILVFFSPSGIDSLFHNFPEFKQNNTRLAVFGNTTIKAVEERGLRVDIAAPTPETPSMTMALEKYIKDVNKGK encoded by the coding sequence ATGAAAGTGAAAACAATTTTAGTGTCTCAACCAGAACCTAAAATCGAAAATTCGCCTTATTTCGATCTGCAAGAAAAGCAAAAGGTTAAAATCGATTTTCGACCTTTTATTCATGTTGAGGGAGTTGAGTCCAAAGAAATTCGTCAACAAAAAGTTGATCTTGCGAATTATTCGGCAATAATTTTAACCAGTAGAAATTCTGTCGATCACTTTTTTAGGGTCGCGGACGAAATGCGCTTCAAGGTTCCAGATTCTATGAAGTATTTCTGTCAGTCTGAAGCCGTAGCTTATTATTTACAGAAGTACGTAGTTTATAGAAAGCGTAAAATCTATGTAGGCAAGAGAAGCTTTGCAGATTTAATTCCACTTATAAAGAAATATAAGGACGAAAATTTCTTGCTGCCAACTACAGATAAATTGAAGGATGAAGTACCACAGATTCTTGAAGAACTTGGAGTAAAATATAAGAAGGCAATTTTTTATAGAACGGTAATCAGTGATTTATCTGATCTTGCCGATGTTTATTATGACATTTTGGTGTTCTTTAGTCCTTCTGGTATAGATTCGCTATTCCACAATTTCCCTGAATTTAAGCAGAATAACACACGTTTGGCTGTTTTTGGAAACACCACAATAAAGGCTGTTGAAGAAAGAGGTTTAAGAGTGGATATTGCTGCTCCAACACCAGAAACACCTTCTATGACCATGGCTTTAGAAAAATACATTAAGGACGTTAACAAGGGAAAATAA
- a CDS encoding dolichol-phosphate mannosyltransferase, with protein MTDAIVIIPTYNEIENIEAIISAVFAQDKAFDILIVDDNSPDQTAAKVKELQKVYPESLFLVNRKNKTGLGTAYIHGFKWALQKDYQYIFEMDADFSHNPIDLVRLYDACADGSADLSIGSRYVKGVNVVNWPMSRVLLSYTASKYVRFVTRMRLHDTTAGFVCYKRTVLEAIDLDRIKFVGYAFQIEMKFKAHLKRFKIVEIPVVFTDRMRGKSKMSGGIISEAIFGVLNMKIKSLFTNKI; from the coding sequence ATGACCGATGCCATTGTCATTATACCTACTTATAATGAGATTGAAAATATAGAAGCCATTATATCTGCCGTTTTCGCCCAGGACAAAGCTTTTGATATTCTGATTGTTGACGATAATTCGCCAGACCAGACCGCAGCAAAGGTCAAGGAACTCCAAAAGGTATATCCAGAAAGCTTGTTTTTAGTGAATAGAAAGAACAAAACAGGTCTTGGTACAGCTTATATTCACGGATTTAAATGGGCATTGCAAAAGGATTATCAATACATCTTTGAAATGGATGCGGACTTTTCCCATAATCCCATAGATTTGGTACGACTTTATGATGCATGTGCCGACGGCAGTGCCGATTTATCGATTGGGTCTCGTTATGTAAAGGGAGTAAATGTGGTAAACTGGCCAATGAGTAGGGTTCTATTATCCTACACCGCTTCAAAATATGTGAGATTTGTTACGCGAATGAGGCTTCACGATACAACGGCAGGTTTTGTGTGTTATAAAAGAACAGTTTTAGAAGCCATAGATTTGGATCGAATAAAGTTCGTTGGCTATGCTTTTCAAATTGAAATGAAATTTAAGGCGCACCTTAAAAGATTCAAGATTGTAGAGATCCCCGTGGTATTTACGGATAGAATGAGAGGAAAGTCCAAAATGAGCGGTGGTATTATTTCTGAAGCCATCTTTGGAGTTTTAAATATGAAAATTAAAAGTTTGTTCACAAACAAAATATGA
- a CDS encoding dihydroorotase: protein MSRKNILIKNAKIVNEGQIFEGDVLIEDEIISQVDQSISVKSSDTQIIDAEGQYLMPGVIDDQVHFREPGLTHKADIGSESRAAIAGGVTSFIEMPNTNPQTTTIEKLEEKFDIASKSSFANYSFMFGGTNDNLDEILKLDKNSVAGLKLFLGSSTGNMLVDDIEVLRKIFSSTSLVISVHCEDEATIKANLAKHVEKYGDNIPIECHPDIRSAEACYISSSRAIKLAKETGARLHVFHVSTGIETELFNNKLPLKDKKITSEVCIHHLWFTDEDYEKKGTLIKWNPAVKSEKDRAKLWKALLDNRFDVIATDHAPHTWEEKQNPYTSAPSGGPLVQHGLSAMMEMHHRGKISIEKIVEKMCHNPAILFEIERRGFIKKGYYADMILVDPINPYTVNKQNIHYKCGWSPFEGTTFKSRVTHTFINGHLAYQNLKFSDVRASKRLTFNR from the coding sequence ATGAGCAGGAAAAATATATTGATCAAGAATGCTAAAATTGTTAATGAAGGTCAAATCTTTGAAGGAGATGTTCTGATTGAGGACGAAATCATCAGTCAAGTTGATCAATCAATAAGCGTAAAATCTTCAGACACCCAAATAATCGATGCCGAAGGACAATATTTAATGCCGGGTGTTATCGATGATCAAGTTCATTTTAGAGAACCAGGGTTAACCCATAAAGCAGATATTGGTTCTGAGTCTAGAGCTGCAATTGCGGGTGGTGTCACATCTTTTATTGAGATGCCGAACACAAATCCTCAGACTACCACAATTGAGAAGCTTGAAGAAAAATTCGATATTGCTTCCAAAAGCAGTTTTGCCAACTATAGCTTCATGTTTGGCGGTACTAACGACAATCTTGATGAGATTCTAAAGTTAGATAAGAATAGTGTAGCAGGTTTAAAATTATTCTTAGGTTCTTCCACCGGAAATATGTTGGTAGATGATATTGAAGTTCTGCGAAAGATATTTTCTAGTACGAGTTTAGTGATTTCTGTTCATTGTGAAGATGAGGCGACCATTAAAGCCAATCTAGCCAAACATGTAGAAAAATACGGGGATAACATCCCGATTGAATGTCATCCGGATATTAGAAGTGCCGAAGCTTGCTATATTTCATCTTCAAGAGCTATAAAACTTGCCAAGGAAACTGGGGCTAGACTTCACGTCTTTCATGTTTCAACCGGAATTGAAACAGAATTGTTCAATAACAAATTACCTTTAAAGGACAAAAAAATTACTTCAGAAGTATGTATTCATCATCTTTGGTTCACAGATGAAGATTACGAGAAAAAAGGCACCCTTATAAAATGGAATCCTGCGGTAAAATCTGAAAAGGATCGGGCTAAATTATGGAAAGCCTTGCTCGATAATCGTTTTGATGTTATTGCAACCGATCATGCACCTCATACTTGGGAAGAAAAACAGAATCCATACACATCGGCGCCTTCTGGTGGTCCCTTAGTACAGCACGGACTTTCTGCAATGATGGAAATGCACCACCGAGGAAAGATTTCAATTGAAAAAATCGTTGAAAAAATGTGCCATAATCCTGCGATTTTATTTGAAATTGAAAGACGAGGATTCATAAAGAAAGGGTATTATGCGGATATGATTTTGGTGGATCCGATTAATCCTTATACCGTAAACAAGCAGAATATCCACTACAAATGTGGTTGGTCGCCATTTGAAGGAACGACCTTCAAATCTCGGGTTACCCATACTTTTATAAATGGGCATTTGGCTTATCAGAACTTAAAGTTTTCTGATGTTAGAGCTTCAAAAAGATTAACCTTTAATAGATGA
- a CDS encoding Nucleoside-diphosphate-sugar epimerase, protein MILVTGGTGLVGSHLIFKLLQTHNSVRGIYRREHKLALVKHVFSYYTNDVENFYNRIEWVEADLNNIPDLEKAFEGVHLVYHCAAFVSFEPDKYHLLRKINIEGTANIVNLCIANKVKKLCYVSSIAALGSTITPEKPITENNKWNPEADNSVYAITKYGAEIEVWRGSQENLEVVVVNPGVIIGPGYWKSGGSSSLMRQVYKGMPYYTEGSTGYVDVSDVVNAMILLMDSDIKNERFILVSENLTFKYFLEKTSKLLGVKPPQKEASKFLLSIGWRLDWINNKLFGKRRKMSKQMAQSLQTKSLFSNEKIKRILNFEFMPMEKSIKQTAELFLKDQKSNP, encoded by the coding sequence ATGATACTAGTAACTGGCGGCACGGGTCTTGTTGGCTCTCACTTAATCTTTAAACTACTACAGACACATAACAGCGTTCGCGGAATTTATCGCCGAGAGCATAAATTAGCTTTGGTTAAGCATGTTTTCTCCTATTACACTAATGATGTAGAGAATTTTTACAATAGAATTGAATGGGTTGAAGCGGACCTAAATAACATTCCAGATTTAGAAAAAGCATTTGAGGGTGTTCACCTTGTTTATCACTGCGCAGCATTCGTTTCTTTTGAACCGGACAAATACCATTTACTTAGAAAAATAAATATTGAAGGCACCGCAAATATTGTAAACCTTTGTATCGCAAATAAGGTAAAAAAACTCTGTTATGTGAGTTCTATCGCAGCTTTAGGAAGCACTATAACTCCTGAAAAGCCAATTACCGAAAACAATAAATGGAATCCGGAGGCAGACAATAGTGTTTATGCCATCACTAAATATGGAGCGGAAATTGAAGTTTGGCGTGGTTCACAGGAAAATCTAGAAGTTGTAGTGGTTAATCCGGGAGTAATAATCGGTCCAGGCTATTGGAAAAGTGGTGGCAGCAGCAGTCTTATGCGCCAGGTTTATAAAGGCATGCCTTACTATACTGAGGGAAGTACCGGCTACGTAGATGTTAGCGACGTTGTTAATGCCATGATCTTACTTATGGATAGCGATATAAAAAACGAACGATTTATCTTGGTATCAGAAAATCTAACCTTTAAGTATTTCTTGGAGAAAACTTCAAAACTTTTAGGAGTAAAACCGCCACAGAAGGAAGCCAGCAAATTCCTATTAAGTATCGGTTGGCGATTAGATTGGATTAATAATAAGCTATTTGGAAAACGGAGAAAAATGTCCAAACAAATGGCTCAAAGTCTTCAAACCAAAAGTTTATTCAGCAATGAAAAAATAAAGCGAATTCTCAATTTTGAATTTATGCCGATGGAAAAATCGATTAAGCAAACGGCCGAATTATTTTTAAAAGACCAAAAGTCTAATCCTTAA
- a CDS encoding tyrosyl-tRNA synthetase, whose translation MANNFVEELRWRGMVHDIMPGTEEQLNKEMTTAYIGFDPTSDSLHIGSLVQIILLVHFYNYGHRPIALVGGATGMIGDPSGKSDERNLLDEATLAHNVEGIKSVFARFLDFDSKAENSPLLVNNYDWMKSFSFIDFAREVGKRITVNYMMAKDSVKKRLSGDEGSVGMSFTEFTYQLIQGYDFYHLHKHFGCALQMGGSDQWGNITTGTELVRRMNPDEETKAYAMTCPLITKADGSKFGKTEGGNIWLDADKTSIYKFCQFWLRATDEDAEKYIKIFTFLDKQTIENLIEEHRQNPGIKSLQKRLAKEVTTFVHSASDYEDAELTSNILYSKDFKEDVKKLNVSALTDLFSDLPQFQIDRGEFKEGLDMIAALSAKTNFLSSNSEARRALKENSISVNKEKVDENYNLSEADLLNDRFIIIERGKKKTFILEVV comes from the coding sequence ATGGCCAATAATTTTGTAGAAGAATTGCGATGGAGAGGAATGGTTCACGATATAATGCCGGGTACCGAAGAGCAACTTAACAAGGAAATGACCACGGCCTATATAGGTTTTGATCCAACGTCTGACTCTTTACATATTGGTAGTCTGGTACAAATTATCTTGCTGGTTCACTTTTATAATTATGGTCATAGACCAATTGCCTTGGTAGGTGGTGCGACTGGTATGATCGGTGATCCCTCTGGCAAGAGTGACGAAAGAAATTTGTTGGATGAAGCGACCTTGGCACATAATGTTGAAGGAATTAAATCTGTTTTTGCGCGCTTTTTGGATTTTGATTCGAAGGCCGAAAACTCGCCATTATTGGTGAACAATTACGATTGGATGAAATCTTTCTCATTCATTGATTTCGCACGCGAGGTCGGTAAGAGAATCACCGTTAATTATATGATGGCTAAGGATTCCGTGAAGAAACGATTATCTGGTGATGAAGGAAGCGTTGGAATGTCTTTTACTGAGTTTACCTATCAATTAATTCAAGGTTACGATTTTTACCACTTGCATAAACATTTCGGTTGTGCGCTACAAATGGGAGGCAGCGATCAATGGGGAAATATTACTACTGGTACAGAACTAGTGAGACGTATGAATCCAGATGAAGAGACCAAGGCATATGCCATGACCTGCCCCTTAATCACCAAAGCAGATGGTTCTAAATTTGGAAAAACTGAAGGCGGAAATATTTGGCTCGATGCCGATAAGACTTCAATTTATAAATTCTGTCAGTTTTGGCTGAGGGCTACTGATGAAGATGCCGAAAAATACATCAAGATCTTTACTTTTTTAGATAAGCAAACCATTGAAAATCTCATCGAAGAACATCGTCAGAACCCAGGGATAAAATCCCTTCAAAAACGTTTAGCAAAAGAAGTGACCACATTTGTTCACTCTGCAAGTGATTATGAAGATGCAGAACTTACTTCAAATATTCTATACAGCAAGGACTTTAAGGAAGATGTGAAAAAATTAAATGTGTCTGCGCTAACGGATCTTTTTAGTGATTTGCCTCAGTTTCAAATAGACAGAGGTGAATTTAAAGAAGGTTTGGATATGATTGCCGCGCTTTCTGCAAAGACAAATTTCTTGTCTTCTAATAGTGAAGCCAGACGTGCGCTAAAGGAAAATTCAATTTCTGTAAATAAGGAAAAGGTAGATGAAAATTACAATCTTTCTGAAGCTGACCTATTAAACGACCGATTTATTATAATTGAAAGAGGTAAAAAGAAAACCTTTATTCTTGAAGTAGTTTAA
- a CDS encoding Acyl-protein synthetase, LuxE — MIKTDEIFNISNDDEFENCALQVFQHQFENNQVYRSFCDLLLKHPSDIKTIEEIPFLPIQFFKSHEVIERNRNAEKTFYSSGTTLSGRSKHLVSDLSVYEESFRKGFEHYYGNINDYTILGLLPSYLEQGDSSLIYMVDDLIKNSKKPESGFFLNDFSMLSENIQSLEKSGEKYILIGVTYALLDLVETHQFKMKRGIVMETGGMKGRRKEMVREELHQQLMQGFGVNSIHSEYGMTELLSQAYSKGNGIFDCPPWMKIISRSVQDPLTILESTKTGGINIIDLANVNSCSFIATQDLGRVNEDESFEIIGRFDSADIRGCNLMIL, encoded by the coding sequence ATGATAAAGACTGATGAAATCTTTAATATTTCAAATGATGATGAATTCGAAAATTGCGCCCTGCAAGTTTTTCAACATCAGTTTGAAAATAATCAAGTCTACCGCTCCTTCTGCGACCTGCTCTTAAAACATCCATCGGACATTAAAACCATTGAAGAAATCCCATTTTTGCCGATACAGTTTTTTAAGTCCCATGAAGTCATCGAGCGAAATAGAAATGCTGAAAAGACCTTCTATAGTTCGGGTACGACCTTGAGCGGACGCAGTAAACATTTGGTTTCAGATTTAAGCGTGTATGAGGAAAGTTTTAGAAAAGGTTTTGAGCATTATTATGGAAATATTAATGATTATACCATTTTAGGTTTACTTCCTTCTTATCTAGAACAAGGCGATTCTTCCCTGATTTATATGGTAGATGACCTCATAAAAAATTCTAAGAAACCTGAAAGTGGATTTTTTCTGAATGACTTTTCCATGTTAAGCGAAAACATTCAATCTCTAGAAAAATCGGGAGAAAAATATATATTAATTGGTGTTACTTATGCGTTATTGGATCTTGTTGAAACCCATCAATTTAAGATGAAACGTGGTATAGTCATGGAAACCGGTGGGATGAAAGGACGTCGTAAGGAAATGGTTAGAGAAGAGCTTCACCAACAATTAATGCAAGGTTTTGGAGTGAATAGCATTCATTCTGAATATGGGATGACCGAACTTTTAAGTCAGGCGTATTCAAAAGGAAATGGGATTTTTGATTGTCCGCCTTGGATGAAAATCATCAGCCGTTCAGTTCAAGATCCGTTAACTATCCTTGAATCTACCAAAACTGGGGGGATAAATATTATAGACTTGGCGAATGTGAACTCGTGCTCGTTTATTGCTACCCAAGATTTAGGAAGAGTAAATGAAGATGAAAGTTTTGAAATTATTGGTCGCTTCGACTCGGCCGATATCCGAGGTTGCAACCTTATGATACTATAG
- a CDS encoding Por secretion system C-terminal sorting domain-containing protein — MKNYTFGIYFLLVFLFSFAGYSQEQPGVSEKQTTKESIENLIIYPNPATQGKIYITSKLNKPKEVEIFDVLGKKIISTSLLNKTLDVSSLSPGVYILKIKEEAYSATRKLVIR; from the coding sequence ATGAAAAATTACACTTTTGGTATTTATTTTTTGTTGGTATTTCTATTTTCCTTTGCGGGATATTCTCAAGAGCAGCCTGGAGTAAGCGAGAAGCAGACTACTAAGGAAAGTATAGAAAATCTTATTATTTATCCTAATCCAGCGACCCAAGGAAAAATCTACATTACTTCAAAACTTAATAAACCAAAAGAGGTCGAAATCTTTGACGTTCTCGGCAAAAAAATCATCTCCACCTCACTACTCAATAAAACCTTAGATGTTTCTTCGCTTTCTCCTGGCGTTTATATTTTAAAAATCAAGGAAGAAGCCTATTCTGCGACCAGAAAATTGGTCATTCGCTAA
- a CDS encoding two-component system, OmpR family, alkaline phosphatase synthesis response regulator PhoP — translation MKKREIKILLVDDDPDILEIVSYNLSSEGYQIITADNGKSAVKKANKESPHLIIMDIMMPEMDGIEACEQIRKIPHLSETIIAFLTARGEDYSQVAGFDAGADDYITKPIKPKLLISKVKSLLRRLKDEEAVDQTLKIAGLVINREQYKITHKGKEIILPRKEFELLYLLAEKPGKVFKREEILDKVWGNEVIVGGRTIDVHIRKLREKLGNGKFKTIKGVGYKFVS, via the coding sequence ATGAAAAAAAGGGAGATTAAAATACTTTTGGTAGACGATGACCCAGACATCTTAGAGATTGTTAGTTATAATCTTTCGTCGGAAGGATATCAGATTATTACTGCGGACAATGGCAAGTCGGCGGTAAAGAAGGCTAATAAGGAATCGCCTCATCTCATCATTATGGATATTATGATGCCAGAAATGGATGGTATCGAAGCATGTGAACAGATTCGCAAAATCCCACATTTATCCGAAACCATTATTGCTTTTTTAACTGCAAGGGGAGAAGATTATTCTCAAGTTGCAGGTTTTGATGCCGGTGCCGACGATTATATCACCAAACCTATCAAACCAAAACTACTCATCAGTAAGGTAAAATCTCTGTTACGCCGTTTAAAGGATGAGGAAGCTGTTGATCAAACCTTGAAGATTGCCGGACTGGTCATCAACAGAGAACAATATAAAATTACCCATAAAGGAAAAGAGATAATCTTGCCCAGAAAGGAATTTGAACTTCTTTACCTCCTAGCAGAAAAGCCCGGAAAAGTATTCAAAAGAGAAGAAATACTCGACAAAGTTTGGGGAAATGAAGTGATTGTTGGTGGTAGAACAATTGACGTTCACATTAGAAAACTAAGGGAGAAGTTAGGAAACGGTAAATTTAAAACCATAAAAGGAGTAGGATATAAGTTTGTGAGCTAA
- a CDS encoding two-component system, OmpR family, phosphate regulon sensor histidine kinase PhoR — protein sequence MAKKLEKTYRFAIMSAVYLTVALTLFLSVFLALTGRLDVWLILGFMVACFIFSFGIVQFRIEKFIYRRIKQIYDDLTLLEYTNLRSQPITTDMATLTEEIERFAKDKKLEIETLKIREEYRKEFLGNVSHELKTPLFTVQGYLLTLIDGALKDKRVRNKYLKRANKGVERLIYIVKDLDMITKLESGDLSLNIEEFNIVELIQNVFDLLEMKAAKKEITLTFDMPYVKPIFVLADMERIEQVVTNLIVNSIKYGKTLGTTEVSVENLIKNKVIIRVTDNGEGIHKADLSRIFERFYRVDKSGSRKEGGSGLGLSIVKHIIEAHNEKIYVESEFAVGSEFSFTLEKAE from the coding sequence ATGGCCAAAAAGTTAGAAAAAACCTATCGCTTTGCGATAATGTCTGCGGTTTACCTAACGGTTGCACTAACACTCTTTCTGAGTGTTTTTTTAGCTTTAACGGGAAGGCTAGATGTATGGTTGATTTTAGGATTTATGGTGGCTTGCTTTATTTTCAGCTTTGGAATCGTTCAATTTAGGATTGAAAAATTCATCTATCGCCGCATCAAACAAATTTACGACGACCTTACACTTTTAGAATATACCAATCTTCGGAGCCAGCCCATTACCACGGATATGGCAACTCTTACCGAAGAGATTGAGCGCTTTGCAAAAGATAAAAAGCTAGAGATAGAAACCCTTAAGATTCGTGAAGAATACAGAAAGGAATTTTTGGGGAATGTTTCACACGAATTAAAAACACCTCTTTTTACGGTACAGGGATATCTACTAACATTAATCGACGGCGCATTAAAAGACAAAAGGGTACGCAATAAATATCTTAAGCGCGCCAACAAAGGCGTGGAGCGTTTGATTTATATCGTAAAGGACCTAGACATGATTACCAAGTTAGAATCTGGTGATTTGAGTCTTAATATTGAAGAATTTAATATCGTTGAACTTATTCAGAACGTGTTTGATCTTCTAGAGATGAAAGCCGCGAAGAAAGAAATCACCTTGACATTTGACATGCCATATGTAAAACCGATTTTCGTTTTGGCGGATATGGAGCGCATAGAACAAGTGGTCACCAATCTTATCGTTAATTCAATTAAATATGGAAAGACATTAGGCACCACAGAAGTGAGCGTTGAAAATCTGATTAAAAATAAGGTGATAATTAGAGTTACCGATAATGGCGAAGGCATCCATAAAGCAGATCTTTCAAGAATTTTTGAACGATTCTACCGTGTAGATAAAAGTGGATCACGAAAAGAAGGAGGTTCGGGACTTGGATTGTCGATTGTAAAACATATTATTGAAGCCCACAACGAGAAAATCTACGTAGAAAGTGAATTTGCCGTGGGTAGCGAATTTTCATTCACCCTCGAAAAGGCTGAATAA
- a CDS encoding tRNA (guanine-N(7)-)-methyltransferase, with translation MSKILTAVGSKNKLRRFKDNETFNNVYQPSRELLTSGEFQLKGNWNKDIFKNNNPIVLELGCGKGEYTLGMADKYPEKNFIGIDIKGARFWKGAKTAIEANINNVAFLRTQIELVDYAFATNEIDEIWITFPDPQIKYKRTKHRMTNIDFLERYQQILKPNGEINLKTDSEFMHGYTLGLLHGKGYEVLYANHDVYKNAGSPEIVTTIQTFYENQYLEKGKPITYIKFKLN, from the coding sequence TTGTCCAAAATTTTAACAGCTGTGGGGAGTAAGAATAAACTTAGAAGATTTAAAGATAACGAAACATTTAACAATGTCTATCAACCTAGTAGAGAATTGTTGACCTCGGGAGAGTTTCAACTTAAAGGAAATTGGAACAAAGACATCTTTAAAAATAACAATCCTATAGTTTTAGAACTCGGTTGTGGTAAGGGCGAATATACCTTGGGAATGGCAGATAAATATCCTGAGAAAAATTTTATTGGTATCGATATAAAGGGAGCTCGGTTCTGGAAAGGTGCCAAAACAGCAATAGAAGCTAATATTAACAATGTCGCATTTTTAAGAACACAAATTGAGTTGGTTGATTATGCGTTCGCTACAAATGAGATTGACGAAATTTGGATTACCTTTCCCGACCCACAGATTAAATATAAGCGTACAAAACATCGTATGACCAATATAGATTTCTTAGAACGATATCAGCAAATCTTGAAGCCTAACGGCGAGATTAATTTAAAGACAGATAGCGAGTTTATGCATGGTTATACCTTGGGTTTACTGCATGGTAAAGGTTATGAAGTACTTTACGCAAATCATGATGTATATAAGAATGCAGGAAGCCCCGAAATTGTAACTACCATCCAAACTTTTTATGAGAACCAATATTTAGAAAAGGGGAAACCCATCACCTACATAAAATTTAAATTAAATTGA